The genomic DNA TCCTGCGTGCCGCCAAGCTGGCTGTTGGGATAAACCTTGATCTCCACGCCACCATCGGTGCTTTCGTCCACCAGTTCGGCGAACTTGTTGAAGCCTTCGACCACCGGGTTGCCATCGGGCAGCACGGTGCCCACGCGCAGGGTGGCGTCCTGTGCGGCTGCGGCTGTGCCGAAGGCGGCGAGACCGGCGGCAAGCGCCAAACCGGAGAGAGTGCGGGCGCTGCGGCCACGGAGTTGAACTGTCATGTGTCCTCCCTGAGACATCTTTTGGGGTTGGCGAGGGAACGCCGGGCGACGAAAGGCTCCTCCCTCTCCATCGCCAAAATTATCACCATGCGGACCATATGCCGGATATCCTCGAGGGAATCGCAGTTTTAGCCCGCGTGTGGCGCCACAATGTGAAAGATATCGGCTCGCCGTCAACCGCAAATATCAAATCATGAGATCAGATGTGGGTTGATGGCCGTTAATTATCACGATATGGAAAATACCAAAAGGAGGATGGGATGAGCAAATCAACCAAGGACCCTGCGGCAGACAGTGCCAGCAAGACCGGGGAGATTCCCGGCACCGGGCTGTTGTCCAAGGCGCTCAACATCCTCGAATGCGTCGGCGCATCTGATGGGCGCCCCCGGATCAAGGAAATCGCCGAGGCCACGGGCTATGCCAAGCCAACGCTCTACCGCATCCTTGCCGCCCTCACGACCCGCGAGTTCGTGCAGGTCGACCCGCGCGACCATGCCTATGAGCTGGGTCCAAAGTTCACCGAGCTTGCGGGCGCCGTTGCGCAAAACTCCGACCTGATCTCCATCTCCGCCGCCGCGATGAAACGCCTCGCCGAGAAATACGGCGAAGCGGTGAGCCTTGGCGTGCTGGCGGGCACCGCGCAGCAAACCATCGCCCGCAAGGAGGGCCTCGGCGTTGCTGTCGCGGGCACCATCGGCGCGCGCAAACCCCTCTATTGCACCTCGCTCGGCAAGGCCCTGCTGGCGTGGCAGCCCGAGGCGGTGCTGGCCGCGCTGCTGGATGACCTCACCTACGAGCCGCTGACGGAGCACACCCACCGTGGCGCAGCAGCGCTGCGCGCCGATCTGGCGGCGGTGCGGATGCGCGGCTTCGCGCTCGACAACGAAGAGATCGTGCCCGGCGCAAAATGCGTCGCCGTGCCGATCCTCGCGCCGGACGGGGTGGCGATTGCCGCGCTCAGCGTGTCCGCCCCCGCCCACCGGATGGCCGACAGCCGCCGCCAGGACATCGCCATCGAACTGCAATCGGCCGCGCGTGAGATATCTGGCGCCCTTGCCGAGAGCGCTCCGGGCAACTACCGCGGGCCGGACCTGCCCGAATGGCTCGCCCCCCTGTCCGGCCTGTCGACCTTCGCCACCGTGCAGCTGTTCGATGGGCCCGGCGGCACCCCGCTGGCCTGCGACGGGCCCGGCGCAGCGCTGCTGAACGCCACGGACGGCGCGCCGCTTTCCAGCTTTTCCGCCCCCCTGCGGGCGGCCTGCCACCCCGGCGCGGGCGATGTGGTCCTCGCCATCGCCGGAAGCACCCTTTGGCGGGTGGACCTGTCTCAACCCGGCGAAGACGGCACCCATGCTGCAACCCGGCTTGCCGATGCGCCCGAACTGGCCGAGGTTGACGGATTGGTGGCCGTCGATGGCACGCTCTACGCCGCCGCCGGCCCTCGCATCCTCAAGCTCGACACCGACGGGCGCTGCACGCCGCTACACGCGCGCCGCCGCCCCGGCAGCGGGCTGAAAACGCGAGATGGCACCTTGGTCTTTGCCACCGATGACGGCCTCGCCGCGCTTGACCCTTCCACCGGCACCGAACGGCTGATCGTGCCGCTGGACCCGGCAGGCCTGGCCGATTTCGCGCTCGCCCCCGGCGGCAGGGTCTGGCTGGCGCGGCACGATGCCTGGGGGCTGGACATGCTGGCAGGCACTGCCGCGCCCGTGCATCTCCCCCTGCCCGTGCCCACCGCCAGCGCCCTCCATATC from Oceanicola sp. D3 includes the following:
- a CDS encoding IclR family transcriptional regulator C-terminal domain-containing protein, producing the protein MSKSTKDPAADSASKTGEIPGTGLLSKALNILECVGASDGRPRIKEIAEATGYAKPTLYRILAALTTREFVQVDPRDHAYELGPKFTELAGAVAQNSDLISISAAAMKRLAEKYGEAVSLGVLAGTAQQTIARKEGLGVAVAGTIGARKPLYCTSLGKALLAWQPEAVLAALLDDLTYEPLTEHTHRGAAALRADLAAVRMRGFALDNEEIVPGAKCVAVPILAPDGVAIAALSVSAPAHRMADSRRQDIAIELQSAAREISGALAESAPGNYRGPDLPEWLAPLSGLSTFATVQLFDGPGGTPLACDGPGAALLNATDGAPLSSFSAPLRAACHPGAGDVVLAIAGSTLWRVDLSQPGEDGTHAATRLADAPELAEVDGLVAVDGTLYAAAGPRILKLDTDGRCTPLHARRRPGSGLKTRDGTLVFATDDGLAALDPSTGTERLIVPLDPAGLADFALAPGGRVWLARHDAWGLDMLAGTAAPVHLPLPVPTASALHIDAAGTLRIGTARLSLSSAQLDLAPLAGSLFTVDAARAPLP